A window of the Gossypium hirsutum isolate 1008001.06 chromosome A05, Gossypium_hirsutum_v2.1, whole genome shotgun sequence genome harbors these coding sequences:
- the LOC121203348 gene encoding putative receptor-like protein kinase At3g47110, translating into MKFESSNCSFSSVATIFWCASLLLVGWFPTLVTGIRIKGHESDEEALLAIKSQINHDPFGVTKSWNRSVAMCRWHGITCAPRHQRVTKLNLSQKGLRGSLSPYVGNLSFLRFIILQDNNFHGVIPPEIGRLPRLETLSLYNNSFGGRIPPNLTHCSNLILFRASSNKLIGNIPVELGKLVKLENLEIAHNNLTGHLPTSLGNVSTLQDINLEGNYLEGGLQVTLGFLKRLAVLKLDTNNFSGVFPPSIFNLSSLRLLSLVDNQLSGSLPFSLGYSLPNLSGIYIGGNYFSGTLPVSLSNASKLQGFDISYNHFSGSVSISFGNAHNLTWLNMESNDLGGGTTDLDFITTMTNCSKLEVISLAANKFSGLLPNSIANLSISLQQLSLGENHITGSIPLGIANLVNLIGIGLAENRLTGTIPDSLGMLKKLQTLYLGGNTLTGTIPASVGNLSVLTRMTLEENLLEGSIPAEFGRCQILIMMALGSNKLTGSVPKEIFSIPTLSIALDLSDNLLIGSIPSDIGNLVNLVYLNISNNNFSGHIPAALSGCTTLETLSLGRIILMEVSQTL; encoded by the coding sequence ATGAAATTTGAAAGCAGCAATTGTTCATTCAGCAGTGTGGCCACCATATTTTGGTGTGCCAGTTTGTTGCTGGTAGGATGGTTTCCGACCCTTGTTACTGGAATCAGAATCAAGGGGCACGAGAGCGATGAGGAAGCATTGCTGGCCATAAAGTCACAAATTAATCACGATCCATTTGGAGTAACTAAGTCGTGGAACAGATCAGTGGCCATGTGCCGTTGGCATGGAATAACTTGTGCCCCAAGGCATCAAAGGGTCACCAAGTTGAACTTAAGCCAGAAAGGGTTGAGAGGCAGCTTATCTCCCTACGTAGGGAACCTCAGCTTCCTTAGGTTCATCATCCTCCAGGACAACAATTTCCATGGTGTCATCCCCCCTGAAATTGGCCGACTTCCAAGGCTGGAAACTTTGAGTTTATATAACAATTCATTTGGAGGAAGAATACCACCCAATTTGACCCATTGTTCTAACCTCATTCTGTTTAGAGCTTCCTCGAACAAGTTGATCGGGAACATCCCAGTGGAGCTTGGCAAATTGGTGAAGCTTGAAAATTTGGAGATTGCTCACAACAATCTAACAGGACATCTGCCGACTTCTCTTGGGAACGTTTCTACTCTCCAAGACATCAACTTAGAAGGAAACTACTTGGAAGGAGGATTGCAAGTTACGTTAGGCTTTCTAAAGAGGTTAGCTGTGCTTAAGCTTGATACTAACAACTTCTCTGGCGTCTTTCCTCCTTCAATTTTTAATCTCTCTTCACTCCGACTCTTATCTCTAGTAGACAATCAACTTTCTGGGAGCCTCCCTTTTAGCTTAGGCTATAGTTTGCCAAACCTAAGCGGAATTTATATAGGAGGTAACTATTTTAGTGGAACTCTACCCGTATCTTTATCCAACGCTTCCAAGTTACAGGGATTTGACATTTCTTACAACCATTTCAGTGGCAGTGTGTCCATTTCTTTTGGAAACGCCCATAATCTAACATGGCTTAACATGGAAAGCAATGATCTAGGTGGTGGGACTACTGATTTAGATTTTATAACCACCATGACTAATTGTAGCAAATTGGAAGTGATTAGCCTTGCTGCCAACAAATTTAGTGGTTTGCTACCAAATTCTATAGCTAACCTGTCCATATCACTCCAACAATTATCTTTAGGTGAGAATCATATAACTGGCTCCATTCCTTTGGGGATAGCAAACCTTGTAAATCTAATCGGAATTGGTTTGGCCGAGAACCGCCTCACCGGTACTATTCCTGATTCCCTTGGTATGCTTAAAAAGCTGCAAACTTTGTACTTGGGTGGAAATACTTTAACAGGGACGATCCCTGCCTCTGTAGGAAATCTTTCAGTACTAACTCGGATGACTTTAGAAGAAAACCTATTAGAGGGAAGCATACCTGCCGAATTCGGAAGATGTCAAATTTTAATAATGATGGCGTTGGGCTCCAATAAGCTAACGGGTTCAGTTCCCAAAGAGATATTTAGTATACCTACACTTTCAATTGCCCTAGATCTGTCCGATAACCTTTTAATAGGCTCCATTCCTTCAGATATAGGAAACTTGGTAAATTTGGTATATCTAAATATCTCTAACAACAACTTCTCTGGCCACATTCCTGCTGCTCTCAGCGGCTGTACAACCTTGGAGACTCTTTCTTTGGGGAGAATCATTTTGATGGAAGTATCCCAGACTCTTTAA
- the LOC107959182 gene encoding probable LRR receptor-like serine/threonine-protein kinase At3g47570, whose amino-acid sequence MLSSLLFCWLRKRGVKAKPSLAFRLGNSIMMVSFHQLLKATDGFAPANLLGQGSFGNVYKGNLYQNQEQNVIAVKVMNLQVQGASRSFLTECKTLRNVRHRNLVKIISACSSIDFQGNPFKALIYEFIPNGSLHQWLHDTIQHGEPKILNFLQRLNIAIDVALALDYLHHHCEVPVVHCDLKPSNILLDHDMVARVGDFGLARFFPKSMNSLSGNSSSTHCLKGTIGYAPPEYGIGTEATTSGDMYSFGILLLEIFTRKRPTDDMFKDGLTLHLFSKMALLDQVLEAVDPLLLPGDNERQSASSSRNQRRANMEETKMKECFISILKVGIACSVESPTDRMDIVDAAKELHFIRDKFVGTRIRTERERANHL is encoded by the exons ATGCTCTCATCACTCCTTTTCTGTTGGTTGAGGAAAAGAGGAGTAAAAGCAAAGCCTTCATTGGCTTTCCGCTTAGGAAATTCAATTATGATGGTTTCTTTCCACCAGCTCCTCAAAGCTACTGATGGATTCGCTCCAGCCAACTTGCTCGGCCAAGGAAGCTTTGGTAATGTGTACAAAGGAAATTTATATCAAAACCAAGAGCAAAACGTAATTGCGGTGAAAGTGATGAACCTACAAGTGCAAGGTGCTTCCAGGAGTTTCCTCACAGAATGTAAAACCTTGAGAAATGTGAGGCATCGAAATCTTGTCAAGATCATATCTGCTTGCTCCAGTATTGATTTTCAAGGCAATCCTTTCAAAGCCCTCATCTACGAGTTCATACCCAACGGGAGTTTACATCAATGGTTGCATGATACCATCCAACACGGAGAACCAAAGATCTTAAACTTCCTTCAAAGGCTAAACATTGCAATTGATGTGGCCTTGGCACTTGATTACCTCCATCACCACTGTGAGGTGCCCGTAGTTCACTGTGATTTGAAACCAAGCAACATTCTGCTTGACCATGACATGGTTGCTCGTGTTGGAGATTTTGGACTAGCCAGGTTTTTCCCAAAATCAATGAACAGTTTATCTGGAAACTCTTCAAGCACTCATTGTTTGAAAGGAACTATCGGCTATGCTCCGCCAG AATATGGCATTGGAACGGAGGCAACAACAAGCGGAGACATGTACAGCTTCGGAATTCTACTGCTTGAAATATTCACTAGGAAGAGACCTACCGATGACATGTTTAAAGATGGACTAACACTTCACCTGTTCTCAAAGATGGCATTGCTGGATCAAGTGCTTGAAGCTGTTGATCCGTTGCTTTTACCTGGGGATAACGAAAGACAAAGCGCGAGCAGCAGCCGGAACCAAAGGAGAGCAAACATGGAAGAAACCAAAATGAAAGAGTGCTTCATTTCCATCTTGAAAGTTGGAATCGCTTGTTCGGTTGAATCACCTACAGACCGGATGGACATTGTGGATGCAGCCAAGGAACTGCATTTTATCAGGGACAAATTTGTAGGGACCAGAATCCGAACAGAAAGAGAAAGAGCAAATCATCTTTAG
- the LOC107959181 gene encoding uncharacterized protein, giving the protein MAKTNIGSFFNKFLSLFILLLHLGCFVFTAAKDNHKATKKRKSSPLSPNSHKHRKALSSTWTFLKRIFSSKANCINTIQAAHPPTSATTPALTFARNSQHSLVSMSMINPPETHLSDSPPPLSQIQSGSCPESDISSDYPFFPLRNDIFPCTACGEIFQKPHLLEQHQATKHAVSELVDGDSGNNIVRIILKTGWTDKVKSPEIHRILKIHNSPKILTKFEEYREVVKAKAARNGAMGRRDERCIADGNELLRFNCSTFTCDLGLNGSSSICNQQYCSICGIIKSGFSPKMDGISTLSTSWRAHMAIPEDVEEEFKFMNVKRAMLVCRVVAGRVGSEGEEIDKEDGGFDSVIGRGGGSGAYTKFDEEELLVFNPRAVLPCFVIVYTV; this is encoded by the coding sequence ATGGCGAAAACCAATATTGGGTCATTCTTCAATAAGTTCCTTTCTCTTTTCATCCTTCTTCTCCACCTTGGTTGCTTCGTTTTCACCGCCGCTAAAGACAACCATAAAGCAACCAAGAAACGCAAATCCTCACCTCTTTCTCCTAACTCTCACAAACACCGCAAAGCTCTTTCCTCCACATGGACTTTTCTCAAACGCATTTTTTCTTCTAAAGCCAACTGCATAAACACCATCCAGGCCGCACACCCTCCAACATCAGCAACCACACCCGCGTTAACCTTTGCAAGAAACTCCCAACATTCCCTTGTCTCCATGTCCATGATCAATCCACCTGAAACTCACCTATCAGACAGCCCTCCCCCACTTTCTCAAATACAATCCGGGTCTTGTCCAGAATCCGATATCTCATCCGACTACCCGTTTTTCCCTCTACGTAACGATATCTTCCCATGCACAGCTTGCGGCGAGATTTTTCAGAAACCCCATTTGCTCGAACAACACCAAGCAACCAAACACGCCGTATCCGAACTCGTTGATGGCGATTCAGGTAACAACATAGTTCGGATCATACTCAAAACCGGTTGGACCGACAAAGTTAAGAGCCCTGAAATCCACCGTATTTTGAAGATCCATAACAGCCCAAAAATTCTAACCAAGTTCGAAGAATACAGAGAGGTTGTCAAAGCGAAAGCCGCTAGAAACGGTGCGATGGGGAGGCGAGACGAGAGGTGCATAGCTGATGGGAACGAGCTGTTGAGATTTAATTGCTCAACTTTCACGTGTGATTTGGGACTTAACGGGAGTTCAAGCATTTGCAATCAACAATACTGCAGCATTTGTGGGATAATTAAGTCTGGTTTTTCACCCAAGATGGATGGAATCTCCACCCTATCGACGAGCTGGAGAGCGCACATGGCGATCCCCGAGGATGTAGAGGAAGAGTTCAAGTTCATGAACGTGAAACGGGCCATGCTTGTGTGTCGGGTGGTGGCGGGTCGGGTTGGATCAGAAGGGGAAGAAATAGACAAGGAAGATGGTGGGTTTGATTCGGTGATCGGAAGGGGAGGAGGGAGTGGCGCATATACCAAGTTTGATGAGGAAGAGCTGTTGGTTTTCAATCCAAGGGCGGTGCTGCCTTGCTTTGTCATTGTGTACACCGTTTAA
- the LOC107959180 gene encoding cytochrome P450 86A1 translates to METLQLVFSLAAAIFAYSIWFHFLARKLTGPRVWPLVGSLPLLFMNRRRIHDWIANNLRATGGSATYQTCTIALPFLALKQGFYTVTCHPKNIEHILRTRFDNYPKGPHWQAAFHDLLGQGIFNSDGETWLIQRKTAALEFTTRTLRQAMARWVNRSIKNRLWCILDKAANEKESVDLQDLLLRLTFDNICGLTFGKDPQTLSPDLPENTFAIAFDAATETTLYRLLYPGFLWRLEKFLGIGAEKRLKSSLQIVEDYMNGAIEARKQTPSDDLLSRFMKKRDVKGNLFTSDVLQRIALNFVLAGRDTSSVALSWFFWLIMNHPEIEQKIINEISTVLRDTRGPDPKKWVEEPLAFDEADRLIYLKAALAETLRLYPSVPQDFKYVVEDDVLPDGTFVPAFSTVTYSIYSVGRMKTIWGEACMEFRPERWLSPEGDKFDPPKDSYKFVAFNAGPRTCLGKDLAYLQMKSVASAVLLRYRLSLVPGHKVEQKMSLTLFMKNGLRVYLQPRTLA, encoded by the coding sequence ATGGAAACCCTTCAATTAGTCTTCAGCTTGGCTGCTGCAATTTTTGCTTACTCAATCTGGTTCCATTTCCTAGCCAGGAAATTAACCGGTCCAAGAGTATGGCCCCTGGTCGGTAGCCTACCGCTTCTTTTCATGAACCGGAGGAGAATCCATGATTGGATTGCTAATAACCTACGAGCCACTGGTGGTTCAGCAACCTATCAAACATGCACCATTGCTCTTCCTTTCCTGGCTCTCAAGCAAGGGTTCTATACCGTCACTTGTCACCCCAAAAACATCGAGCACATTCTTCGGACGCGGTTTGATAATTACCCGAAAGGGCCTCATTGGCAAGCTGCGTTTCATGATCTTTTGGGGCAAGGAATCTTCAATAGTGATGGAGAGACGTGGCTTATTCAAAGGAAAACAGCAGCACTTGAATTCACAACCAGGACACTCAGGCAAGCTATGGCTCGGTGGGTGAATAGGTCCATCAAGAACCGGCTATGGTGTATTTTGGACAAAGCAGCCAATGAGAAGGAATCAGTGGACTTGCAAGATTTGTTGCTTCGCTTAACGTTTGACAACATTTGTGGCCTTACCTTCGGTAAGGATCCACAGACACTGTCTCCTGACTTGCCTGAAAATACATTTGCTATCGCTTTCGACGCTGCCACTGAAACGACTCTATATAGGCTTCTTTACCCTGGTTTTCTATGGAGATTGGAGAAGTTTTTGGGCATCGGGGCTGAGAAAAGATTGAAGAGTAGCCTCCAAATCGTCGAAGACTACATGAACGGTGCCATTGAAGCACGAAAACAAACTCCATCAGATGATCTACTATCCCGTTTCATGAAGAAAAGAGACGTTAAAGGCAACCTCTTTACAAGCGATGTTCTCCAACGCATTGCTCTGAACTTCGTCCTCGCCGGAAGGGACACCTCTTCCGTAGCCCTCAGCTGGTTCTTCTGGCTCATCATGAACCACCCAGAGATTGAACAAAAGATCATCAACGAAATATCAACGGTTCTTCGTGATACACGTGGTCCAGATCCCAAGAAATGGGTTGAAGAGCCTTTGGCATTTGACGAAGCCGACAGATTGATATATCTGAAAGCAGCATTAGCTGAAACACTACGTTTATACCCCTCAGTTCCCCAGGACTTCAAGTACGTAGTCGAAGACGATGTCTTACCCGACGGCACATTCGTGCCGGCCTTCTCAACGGTGACTTATTCCATATATTCAGTTGGAAGAATGAAGACTATATGGGGAGAAGCATGCATGGAGTTTAGGCCTGAAAGGTGGCTATCACCAGAAGGTGACAAATTCGATCCACCGAAGGATAGCTACAAGTTTGTGGCATTCAACGCTGGACCAAGGACTTGCCTGGGGAAAGACTTGGCTTACTTGCAAATGAAGTCAGTGGCCTCAGCTGTGCTGCTGCGTTACCGGCTCTCTCTAGTTCCTGGACATAAGGTGGAGCAAAAGATGTCTCTCACACTGTTTATGAAGAACGGCCTCCGAGTTTACTTGCAGCCTCGTACACTTGCATAG
- the LOC107959178 gene encoding uncharacterized protein → MASLPIFSFVPSKTRIYATAAAKGAGGGKEEKGLFDWILGNLQKEEQFYETDPILKKVEEKNGGGSGTTSGRKNSVSIPQKKKGNGGFGLGGLFKK, encoded by the coding sequence ATGGCTTCTCTCCCTATATTTTCCTTTGTTCCTTCAAAAACAAGGATTTACGCAACAGCAGCTGCAAAAGGTGCAGGTGGAGGCAAAGAAGAGAAAGGGCTTTTCGATTGGATTCTTGGGAACTTGCAGAAGGAAGAGCAGTTTTATGAAACTGACCCTATCCTCAAGAAAGTTGAAGAAAAGAATGGTGGTGGCAGTGGCACTACCAGTGGTCGCAAGAACTCTGTTTCAATCCCTCAGAAGAAGAAGGGCAATGGTGGCTTTGGGCTTGGAGGGCTTTTCAAGAAATGA
- the LOC107959177 gene encoding josephin-like protein: MATKGINQTTQKENNKPNGSILQNSNDTTAAENISAIRSCGFMRCRSSEFSPVRFFKHLGGKAAKGLYVAVVSMRIRPSHKVSSSSLGRPKPFETPVDSHRNAAIEDCIEFINSSASLPRSNSVSAS; encoded by the coding sequence ATGGCAACTAAAGGGATCAACCAAACCACTCAAAAGGAAAACAACAAGCCAAATGGTTCCATTTTGCAGAATTCTAATGATACCACGGCTGCTGAGAACATAAGTGCTATCAGGAGTTGTGGCTTCATGCGATGCAGATCATCGGAATTTTCGCCGGTAAGGTTTTTCAAACACCTCGGTGGCAAAGCAGCAAAAGGTTTATATGTGGCAGTGGTATCCATGAGAATTAGGCCTTCCCATAaggtttcttcttcttcattaggaAGACCGAAACCATTTGAAACTCCTGTTGATTCTCATAGAAATGCTGCCATTGAAGACTGCATCGAATTTATCAACTCTTCTGCTTCTTTGCCTAGATCAAACTCTGTTTCTGCTTCATAA
- the LOC107959176 gene encoding josephin-like protein has translation MASEQNQICHEKQRLQFCLLHSLNNLFQQKDAFTRATLNSIAERLVLDDPEKEIWTPFSLVFKPHHNSVTGNYDINVLIAALEGRGKTVIWHDGRNGASAIDLNDGLLMGIVVNVPVRRYGGLWKSRHWIAVRKIDGVWYNLDSDLQAPHCFKDCGEVREFLNFIINHDGQVLLVKNDNTQ, from the exons ATGGCAAGCGAGCAGAACCAAATTTGTCACGAAAAGCAAAGATTACAATTTTGCCTCTTACATTCCCTTAACAATCTCTTCCAG CAAAAGGATGCATTCACTCGAGCCACTTTGAATTCTATAGCTGAAAGACTCGTTCTTGATGACCCGGAAAAGGAAATTTGGACACCCTTTTCTTTAGTCTTTAAGCCTCACCATAATTCAGTTACTGGCAACTATGATATAAATGTCCTAATTGCTGCACTTGAAGGGAGAGGGAAGACTGTGATTTGGCATGATGGTCGAAATGGGGCTTCGGCTATCGACCTTAATGATGGATTGTTGATGGGAATCGTGGTTAATGTTCCTGTTAGACGGTATGGTGGACTTTGGAAAAGTAGGCATTGGATTGCGGTGAGAAAGATCGATGGAGTTTGGTACAATTTGGACAGTGATCTTCAGGCACCTCACTGTTTTAAGGATTGTGGAGAAGTTAGGGAATTCTTGAATTTTATCATCAATCATGATGGCCAGGTTTTGCTTGTAAAAAATGATAATACACAATGA